The following coding sequences are from one Rathayibacter sp. SW19 window:
- a CDS encoding Gfo/Idh/MocA family protein: MVTKFGMIAASNIAAEALLEPAGRRDDVQVIRVAAVRPGAADAFAGLWEIPRASGDYEDILADADIDAVYVSNAASDHARWTIAALEAGKHVLCEKPIAVSAEEARAIKAAAAVAGRVVMEGFHYRFHPFFGLLEQLVASGRFGNLRSIRSVINGTRAYHPASILHVAELGGGALLHNGVYGAHWTRLLFDAEPIGVRAKQRLNPSGADSETSAELNFPDGRAATIQCSFDRDDPVSLALSFEEAEVVATGPIGPHHGHSFRIRPTVGPTEVGTVAGRTSFDYQLEEFVRRTGDITRSSGRGDDVVANLSVVEAVRRSAHSGHLERVGERPADSHNH; encoded by the coding sequence ATGGTGACAAAGTTCGGGATGATCGCTGCGTCGAACATCGCAGCGGAGGCCTTGCTCGAACCAGCGGGGCGTCGAGACGACGTTCAGGTGATCCGCGTCGCTGCGGTGCGCCCCGGAGCCGCCGATGCATTTGCCGGCTTGTGGGAAATTCCTCGCGCCTCCGGTGACTATGAGGATATTCTCGCGGATGCCGACATAGATGCGGTGTATGTGTCCAATGCCGCTTCGGACCACGCGCGCTGGACGATCGCGGCCCTTGAGGCGGGAAAACATGTGCTCTGCGAGAAACCGATCGCTGTCAGCGCCGAGGAAGCTCGGGCAATCAAGGCCGCCGCAGCAGTCGCGGGCCGGGTCGTCATGGAGGGTTTCCACTATCGCTTCCATCCCTTTTTCGGGCTCCTCGAGCAACTCGTCGCTTCTGGGCGTTTCGGGAATCTGCGGTCGATCCGCTCTGTCATCAACGGCACACGTGCATATCACCCTGCGTCAATCCTGCACGTGGCCGAGCTCGGTGGCGGGGCGCTGCTGCACAACGGCGTCTATGGTGCGCACTGGACACGCCTGCTCTTCGACGCTGAGCCGATCGGCGTCCGGGCGAAGCAGCGCCTGAATCCCAGCGGGGCGGATTCAGAGACGTCTGCCGAGTTGAATTTCCCAGACGGCCGCGCTGCAACCATCCAATGCTCGTTCGACCGAGACGATCCAGTCTCGCTCGCTTTGAGCTTCGAGGAGGCAGAAGTCGTGGCAACCGGACCGATTGGCCCGCACCACGGCCACAGCTTCCGCATCAGGCCGACCGTTGGCCCGACCGAGGTGGGCACCGTCGCCGGACGCACCAGTTTCGACTACCAACTCGAAGAATTCGTGCGGCGAACCGGTGATATCACCCGCAGCAGCGGCAGAGGCGACGACGTCGTGGCGAACTTGAGCGTTGTCGAAGCTGTTCGTCGTTCAGCACACTCAGGACATTTGGAGCGGGTTGGCGAGCGACCGGCCGATTCCCACAATCACTGA
- a CDS encoding glycoside hydrolase family 38 N-terminal domain-containing protein has protein sequence MSVRKLIKTRPWDDQDARLGLIERAICAEATVGSTGVAILLEPLMKTVNGVRVQSVRMIGRDVELAGRALRPSLTTSDGSELVVAVEDGPAGSLRLLVRTVDEPVQVSLAVPEVGAERIEFLLENQREWTIHLVHHSHFDFGYTDRQTEVFAAQRSYLDSALDLIEETEQWPEEARFRWNSEALWAISDWQAHRPENQMDRLVRHVKAGSIGLSALPYNLHTDVCSTDELHELLRGARRLRDEYGIPFASAMQTDVPGQVAGLPDALQEVGVKYLSVAHNWAGRSQPHTTGALNLPRLFRWRSLAGNEVLVWMTDSPHGLAYMEGPMVGFTEGIEQVENYFPAYLTAMATKGYPFPPGVFGAHGESLDGRDPYPWDILHLRVQGFMGDNAPARLALPSIVRQWNDTWDSPRLRVSRNEDFFEDAEARLGDELITVEGDWGDWWVEGVGSAAVPMAFMRKAQAEVVEGRTISQLSALSGGQAVRDEATRSSETYDAISMFNEHTWGAGNSWTHGDEGFSSGELQWQWKVAQSLVAQQRSSELLETALAYLGQMVATAPDAAASFVIANPTSLRRSGVVRFLLPEAAVPFSTEIELVDGRDGSRVPFVLEQQSNAAHRESGRWVEARLENVPALGSVRVDVLAAGGARAATATGHQQQAASRSASGSSEYGLISLGDSGRSEGSDTERMPRGELLTLENEYLTVRVDEHMSTIASIVEKRTGRELVNQDAVVGFNGYVYDEYASSGVGFNHLANKLAVSERLEMLATRTLARPSRVVDRTTTELEQTLVYEYQADGVNWVRVTLRLRHGEPRLLIENRLSKPSRLVKESAYFSFPFAGDAARMRFEVSGGVTGDGLPHIPGAPQHMRGIRDWVLVENEDNAVAWVTRDAPLVEPHAIAVPYAPFPASTSPSEPGTVYSWVHNNVWDTNFPIEQGFEATFGYAVGVREGSDESPSELALRTAAALVHPLRAARATGTDTDGPAEQSALTISDPRVQVVGLAQADDGAMIVRLQSFADEPVQVELRFGRELLRAAASTYLGDELADLVVSGNSASLQLRRFEAAAVKAVVKTP, from the coding sequence GTGTCCGTACGCAAGCTCATCAAGACCCGACCATGGGACGATCAGGATGCCCGGCTCGGCCTGATCGAGCGCGCAATTTGCGCGGAGGCCACCGTCGGCTCCACCGGTGTCGCCATTCTGTTGGAACCGCTCATGAAGACCGTCAATGGTGTGCGCGTGCAGAGCGTGCGCATGATCGGCCGCGACGTAGAACTCGCCGGCCGTGCGCTTCGCCCTTCGCTGACAACCTCCGACGGCAGTGAACTGGTTGTCGCGGTCGAAGACGGTCCGGCCGGGAGTCTTCGCCTGCTCGTTCGGACGGTGGATGAGCCGGTGCAGGTGAGCCTGGCCGTGCCGGAGGTCGGAGCGGAGCGGATCGAGTTTCTGCTTGAGAATCAGCGCGAGTGGACCATTCACCTGGTGCATCACTCGCATTTTGACTTCGGCTACACAGACCGGCAGACGGAGGTGTTTGCTGCGCAGCGCTCGTACCTGGACAGCGCCCTCGACCTGATCGAGGAAACCGAGCAGTGGCCGGAGGAGGCCCGTTTCCGGTGGAACAGCGAAGCACTGTGGGCGATCTCCGACTGGCAGGCACATCGCCCCGAGAATCAGATGGATCGATTGGTGCGGCACGTCAAGGCCGGCTCGATTGGCCTCAGCGCGCTGCCGTACAACCTGCACACCGACGTGTGCTCGACCGACGAACTGCACGAACTGTTGCGCGGCGCTCGCCGGTTGCGCGACGAATACGGCATCCCATTCGCATCCGCCATGCAGACCGACGTGCCCGGACAGGTCGCGGGCCTGCCCGACGCGCTGCAGGAAGTCGGCGTGAAGTATCTCTCAGTCGCGCACAACTGGGCCGGCCGCTCACAGCCCCACACGACCGGCGCTCTCAACTTGCCGCGCCTCTTCCGCTGGCGCTCGCTCGCGGGCAACGAAGTGCTCGTGTGGATGACAGACAGCCCACACGGGCTGGCGTATATGGAAGGCCCCATGGTGGGGTTCACCGAGGGGATCGAGCAAGTCGAGAACTACTTCCCGGCCTACCTCACCGCGATGGCCACCAAGGGTTACCCATTCCCACCCGGCGTGTTCGGCGCGCATGGCGAATCTCTGGACGGGCGGGACCCATACCCGTGGGATATTTTGCACCTGCGCGTTCAGGGCTTCATGGGCGACAATGCTCCCGCGCGACTGGCATTGCCGAGCATCGTTCGGCAATGGAACGACACGTGGGATTCGCCACGACTGCGAGTCTCGCGCAATGAGGACTTCTTTGAAGATGCCGAGGCACGACTCGGTGATGAACTCATCACAGTCGAAGGCGACTGGGGCGACTGGTGGGTCGAAGGCGTCGGCTCGGCTGCAGTGCCGATGGCTTTCATGCGCAAGGCTCAGGCCGAGGTGGTCGAGGGTCGCACGATCTCCCAGCTGAGTGCGCTGTCCGGCGGTCAGGCGGTACGGGATGAGGCTACGCGGTCATCCGAAACGTATGACGCGATTTCAATGTTCAACGAGCACACGTGGGGAGCCGGCAATTCCTGGACCCACGGCGACGAGGGGTTCTCCTCCGGAGAGCTGCAGTGGCAGTGGAAAGTTGCACAGAGCCTGGTCGCGCAGCAGAGGTCGTCAGAACTCCTGGAGACCGCACTGGCCTACCTTGGCCAGATGGTCGCGACCGCCCCGGACGCGGCCGCCAGCTTCGTCATCGCCAACCCGACCAGTCTGCGCCGCAGCGGCGTCGTCCGATTCCTGCTGCCGGAGGCGGCTGTGCCGTTCAGCACCGAGATCGAGCTGGTCGACGGCCGCGACGGGTCGCGTGTGCCATTCGTGCTCGAACAACAGTCAAACGCCGCCCACCGGGAGTCGGGCCGCTGGGTCGAGGCACGCCTAGAGAATGTCCCGGCGTTAGGCTCTGTCCGCGTCGACGTTCTGGCCGCCGGCGGCGCTCGTGCCGCGACGGCCACGGGGCATCAGCAGCAGGCCGCATCGCGGAGTGCATCAGGAAGCAGCGAATACGGACTGATCTCTCTCGGGGACTCCGGCCGCAGTGAAGGATCCGATACCGAGCGGATGCCGCGCGGCGAGCTCCTGACGCTCGAGAACGAGTATCTCACTGTGCGCGTCGACGAACATATGTCGACCATCGCATCGATTGTCGAGAAGCGGACCGGCCGGGAGCTGGTCAACCAGGATGCCGTCGTCGGATTCAACGGCTACGTCTACGACGAGTATGCAAGCTCGGGAGTCGGATTCAACCATTTGGCGAACAAGCTCGCGGTGAGTGAGCGACTCGAGATGCTTGCAACCCGCACCCTTGCGCGGCCGTCGCGCGTCGTCGACCGCACCACAACGGAGCTCGAGCAAACACTGGTCTACGAGTATCAGGCAGACGGTGTCAACTGGGTGAGGGTGACTCTCCGTCTGCGTCATGGAGAGCCGCGGCTGCTGATCGAGAACCGCCTGTCCAAGCCGTCGCGTCTGGTCAAAGAGAGCGCGTACTTCAGCTTTCCGTTCGCCGGAGACGCCGCTCGCATGCGGTTCGAGGTCTCGGGCGGCGTCACGGGTGATGGGTTGCCGCACATCCCGGGTGCTCCGCAGCACATGCGCGGCATCCGCGACTGGGTCCTCGTGGAGAACGAAGACAATGCGGTGGCATGGGTGACGAGAGACGCGCCGCTGGTCGAGCCGCATGCGATCGCGGTGCCGTATGCGCCGTTCCCGGCGAGCACGAGCCCGTCAGAGCCGGGAACTGTTTACTCGTGGGTGCACAACAACGTCTGGGACACGAACTTTCCGATCGAACAGGGGTTCGAGGCCACATTCGGCTATGCCGTCGGTGTCCGCGAGGGCAGCGACGAGTCGCCGAGCGAGCTCGCGTTGCGCACGGCGGCCGCACTTGTGCATCCGCTGCGCGCCGCGCGCGCGACGGGGACCGATACGGATGGGCCGGCGGAGCAGAGCGCGCTGACAATATCCGACCCACGAGTGCAGGTCGTGGGATTGGCCCAAGCGGATGATGGTGCCATGATCGTGCGGCTTCAGTCATTCGCCGACGAGCCGGTGCAGGTCGAACTCCGGTTCGGTCGCGAACTTCTGCGCGCGGCCGCGTCGACCTATCTCGGAGACGAGCTCGCCGACCTCGTCGTGAGCGGCAATTCCGCATCCCTGCAACTGCGACGCTTCGAGGCGGCGGCAGTCAAGGCCGTTGTAAAGACTCCGTAG
- a CDS encoding carbohydrate ABC transporter permease: MIGRIGRYLVLSILGIVWLLPIYLLLANSSKSNAGFSGTQLWTTGNLGDFWANVVLVFTTTDVSAGFGVSAIYAIIAPVIAVILGACIGFAVIVLKLKHGFAWFFIVFCGTVFPIQMMLIPWFSFYANSGMYDTIVGMIIIYSIVALPFSAFVMRNFFAGIAETVFEASVVDGANMWQIFTRIYLPMSTSALVVVFILQATWVWNDFLLSLILTQSDARPLMPLLNALQSTQGGGPGYTVTLTAALLVSVPTAVLFLFTQKFFQKGLTLGQY; the protein is encoded by the coding sequence ATGATCGGACGCATCGGCCGGTACCTCGTTCTGAGCATCCTCGGGATCGTTTGGCTTTTGCCGATCTATCTGCTGCTCGCCAATTCCAGCAAGTCGAACGCAGGCTTCTCCGGCACGCAACTGTGGACGACCGGGAATCTCGGTGACTTCTGGGCGAACGTCGTTCTGGTCTTCACAACGACGGACGTTTCAGCAGGCTTCGGTGTCTCGGCGATCTATGCGATTATTGCACCGGTCATCGCCGTCATCCTCGGCGCGTGTATCGGCTTCGCTGTGATCGTGTTGAAGCTCAAGCATGGTTTCGCGTGGTTCTTCATCGTCTTCTGCGGCACCGTTTTTCCGATTCAGATGATGCTGATTCCGTGGTTCAGCTTCTACGCCAACTCCGGGATGTACGACACGATCGTCGGGATGATCATCATCTACTCGATCGTGGCCCTACCGTTCTCGGCGTTTGTCATGCGCAATTTCTTCGCAGGCATCGCGGAAACGGTGTTCGAAGCATCCGTCGTCGACGGAGCGAATATGTGGCAGATCTTCACACGCATCTACCTGCCGATGAGCACCAGCGCGCTCGTGGTGGTATTCATCCTCCAAGCGACGTGGGTGTGGAACGATTTCTTGCTGTCGTTGATCCTCACCCAAAGCGACGCGCGCCCGTTGATGCCACTGCTCAACGCACTCCAATCAACGCAGGGCGGCGGCCCCGGTTACACGGTCACCCTCACTGCAGCGCTCCTTGTCTCGGTGCCGACCGCTGTGCTCTTCCTCTTTACTCAGAAGTTCTTCCAGAAGGGGCTCACACTGGGTCAATACTGA
- a CDS encoding carbohydrate ABC transporter permease has protein sequence MNSKPMGYQRAAWAFAGPGVLLVLLAMYIPIVYTMYLSLTSYNGLGTPQFVGFQNYVTMFQDPAFLTSVMNTAIWVVGTLIVPVGIGLVVAYLTFGLKGGTWFRIPFLIPYALSGVAIGVVFNFIFQNGGALSQALAFFNLPGAETRWLQEAPLNTIVMIFASAWQGIGVNALLFIVGLQSIPKEPLEAARIDGANGWRLFTSMVWPLLRPSTTIVVGLSIVNSLKTFDIVETMTQGGPNRVSETLGVTMYADTFQNSEYGLGAAVAIFLTIVTVAASVLYLRRQLTIGDSSGRGKVAQA, from the coding sequence ATGAACTCCAAACCTATGGGGTATCAGCGGGCCGCCTGGGCCTTTGCCGGCCCAGGCGTGCTCCTTGTGCTCCTGGCCATGTACATCCCGATTGTCTACACGATGTACCTGAGCTTGACGAGCTACAACGGGTTGGGCACACCGCAGTTCGTCGGGTTTCAGAACTATGTGACGATGTTCCAGGATCCGGCGTTCCTCACCTCGGTGATGAACACGGCGATCTGGGTCGTGGGCACGTTGATCGTCCCAGTCGGAATTGGGCTGGTGGTCGCTTATTTGACCTTCGGGCTCAAAGGGGGGACGTGGTTTCGGATCCCCTTTCTCATTCCCTACGCGCTGTCAGGTGTCGCCATTGGTGTGGTCTTCAACTTCATCTTCCAGAACGGCGGAGCACTGTCGCAGGCGCTGGCATTCTTTAACCTTCCGGGCGCGGAGACGCGATGGTTGCAGGAAGCGCCGCTCAACACGATCGTGATGATTTTCGCGTCGGCATGGCAGGGGATCGGGGTCAACGCCTTGCTCTTCATCGTGGGATTGCAGTCGATCCCGAAGGAGCCGCTGGAGGCGGCCAGGATCGATGGGGCGAACGGGTGGCGACTCTTCACGTCGATGGTGTGGCCGCTGCTGCGACCTTCAACCACGATCGTCGTCGGGCTGTCCATCGTCAACAGTCTGAAGACGTTCGACATCGTGGAGACGATGACCCAGGGCGGGCCGAACCGTGTCTCCGAGACCCTAGGCGTGACGATGTATGCAGACACATTTCAGAACAGTGAATACGGGCTGGGTGCGGCAGTGGCGATCTTCTTGACAATCGTCACCGTGGCCGCCTCAGTTCTCTACCTGCGGCGGCAGCTCACCATCGGAGACTCGTCAGGTCGCGGGAAGGTGGCACAAGCATGA
- a CDS encoding ABC transporter substrate-binding protein, whose protein sequence is MKAQKWLAAAAIVITATAGLVACSSSSGTTAKTGTINFTEDKGWNYDPLSTAAKKEIGVSLKTSTYSDQNQFQAFVKQSLRTPKAPDIFTWHTGTQLEQLVKQGLVADTSSIWKQAIADKWVSPAIEKMFTINGKQYCVPLEVDYWGMYYNKAMFAKYNLTPPTTWSGMLDVAATLKSHGITPFYSQSGNPWAFVWYMITMTGTDVSQYNAINDGKASYTDPQVKAAMDVWLQMLQKGYFSDPGSKTQSQTNFKDGQSAMQPFGTWYPGTLGQVGMKPGTDWGIFPIPAIKTQNGKTPVAVEPAPVCVTAKGANKTLALKYAQWLMSPKAQTTWSKAQGILPYNPQATAANATLQDFGKQVTDEAKFEAYLRYYEAAPAPVLTAALNNFTGFMTNPGDPTKYLQSIESTSAQYWASNK, encoded by the coding sequence GTGAAGGCTCAGAAATGGCTCGCTGCAGCGGCGATTGTCATTACAGCAACGGCCGGCCTCGTCGCCTGCTCATCTTCAAGCGGCACGACAGCGAAGACCGGAACAATCAATTTCACCGAGGACAAGGGGTGGAACTACGACCCACTATCGACGGCCGCTAAGAAGGAAATCGGCGTATCACTCAAGACCAGCACCTACAGCGACCAAAATCAGTTCCAGGCATTCGTCAAGCAGTCACTGCGAACCCCCAAGGCGCCGGATATTTTCACGTGGCACACCGGTACCCAGCTCGAGCAGCTCGTGAAGCAGGGACTCGTCGCTGACACCAGTAGCATCTGGAAGCAAGCGATTGCAGACAAGTGGGTTTCGCCGGCGATCGAGAAGATGTTCACGATCAATGGCAAGCAGTACTGTGTGCCGCTCGAGGTTGACTACTGGGGGATGTACTACAACAAGGCGATGTTCGCCAAGTACAACCTGACGCCGCCCACCACGTGGAGCGGAATGCTGGACGTTGCGGCGACGCTGAAATCGCACGGCATTACCCCCTTCTACAGTCAGAGCGGCAATCCCTGGGCGTTCGTGTGGTACATGATCACGATGACCGGGACGGATGTCAGCCAATACAATGCAATCAACGACGGAAAGGCGTCGTACACCGACCCGCAGGTCAAGGCCGCGATGGATGTCTGGCTCCAGATGTTGCAGAAGGGCTACTTCAGCGACCCGGGTTCCAAGACGCAAAGTCAGACCAACTTCAAAGACGGGCAGTCCGCCATGCAGCCGTTCGGCACGTGGTACCCGGGCACGCTCGGCCAGGTAGGCATGAAGCCGGGCACCGACTGGGGCATTTTCCCAATCCCTGCAATCAAGACCCAGAACGGCAAGACGCCCGTCGCGGTCGAGCCGGCCCCGGTGTGTGTCACGGCGAAGGGGGCCAACAAGACGCTGGCACTCAAGTACGCGCAATGGCTGATGAGTCCCAAGGCTCAGACGACCTGGTCGAAGGCGCAGGGAATCTTGCCCTACAACCCGCAGGCGACGGCGGCCAACGCGACACTACAGGACTTCGGCAAGCAGGTGACGGATGAGGCGAAGTTCGAGGCCTACCTCCGCTACTACGAGGCCGCGCCGGCTCCGGTTCTGACAGCTGCGTTGAACAACTTCACCGGGTTCATGACTAACCCAGGCGACCCGACCAAGTACTTGCAGAGCATCGAAAGCACATCTGCGCAGTACTGGGCCAGCAACAAGTAA
- a CDS encoding LacI family DNA-binding transcriptional regulator, which translates to MSGGRRDNDLPPVRTKPPTIKDVAERAQVSPMTVSRVFDGSANVRPRLRTRVERAALELGFRRNENARSLRPGHKSGLIGVTITNIANPYYAELQRGIEQVAAKAGRRIMVGNSNEDPDLERQLVADFIGRRVEGLIVVPADPAHSEHLTREALGNIPMVFASRPVPGLEVDTVLIDDIGGAYEATSRLLDEGHRRIAFLGTRTSVLTGQRRLEGYRHAHRDHNVPVYEHLIRTGQQEAAGAERALAELFTHALPPTAVFSANNRNTLGAIRAIVTFHSTAPAHAPEVRLIGFDSFEFADLSPVPLSVVAHDGGELGRRAVELLLARIEGQASNSPAHTVELPVELQIEPRHLR; encoded by the coding sequence ATGAGTGGCGGGCGCCGGGACAATGATCTACCGCCTGTGAGGACCAAGCCCCCTACGATCAAGGATGTTGCCGAGCGAGCCCAGGTCAGTCCCATGACCGTATCCCGTGTCTTCGATGGCAGCGCCAACGTGCGCCCTCGGTTGCGCACGCGTGTGGAGAGGGCGGCGCTCGAGTTGGGCTTCCGCCGGAATGAGAATGCTCGCAGCCTGCGGCCTGGGCACAAATCCGGACTCATCGGTGTCACGATCACCAACATTGCGAACCCGTACTATGCCGAGTTGCAGCGTGGAATCGAGCAAGTCGCCGCCAAGGCCGGTCGGCGCATCATGGTGGGAAACTCCAACGAAGATCCCGATCTCGAGCGCCAGCTCGTCGCCGACTTCATCGGCCGCCGGGTGGAAGGCCTGATTGTTGTGCCCGCTGACCCTGCTCATTCTGAGCACCTTACCCGCGAAGCGTTGGGCAACATTCCAATGGTCTTTGCCTCGCGCCCCGTTCCGGGCCTTGAGGTCGACACGGTACTAATCGACGACATCGGAGGGGCATACGAGGCGACCAGCCGACTTCTGGACGAAGGTCACCGACGTATCGCGTTCTTGGGTACGCGCACGTCAGTGCTGACCGGACAGCGCCGTCTTGAGGGCTACCGACATGCTCACCGTGATCACAATGTGCCCGTGTACGAGCACCTCATCCGCACAGGGCAGCAGGAAGCCGCGGGAGCGGAACGAGCGCTGGCTGAGCTGTTCACTCACGCGCTCCCACCGACCGCGGTCTTCTCCGCAAATAACCGCAACACACTCGGCGCCATCCGCGCCATCGTCACGTTCCACTCGACCGCTCCGGCGCATGCGCCGGAGGTCAGGCTCATCGGATTCGACTCGTTCGAGTTCGCGGACCTGTCACCAGTGCCTTTGTCTGTCGTTGCCCATGATGGCGGCGAACTGGGTCGACGCGCGGTTGAACTGCTGCTCGCCCGCATCGAGGGGCAGGCAAGCAACAGCCCGGCGCACACCGTTGAGTTGCCTGTAGAACTACAGATCGAGCCGCGGCATCTTCGCTGA
- a CDS encoding ROK family protein, whose product MTTLCIDLGGTSAKLGVYDAGRALSSARIPVSGHPVDLETIRLAAGDLRATVDAVIDQVAVAVPGIVDQASGTLVAAHGKYTYALGMDLRSWAAQVFDVPALIENDARAALFGEVAFGVAQGHTDAVLVMLGTGIGTAAIMDGRLIRGAHDHAGVLGGHVTVDIDGPLCNCGNVGCAEAVASTWALERAIREHPEFATSDAWHRLLENGSVGILDLMSADDDIARDVLQRFVRIWGAAAVSLCHAYDPDVVVVTGGVLRTPVHVLPALTSYINTHLWSSFPRPRMLLPENPEHSVLLGLSALAESNR is encoded by the coding sequence ATGACAACGTTGTGCATTGACCTAGGCGGCACGTCGGCCAAACTCGGCGTGTACGACGCCGGTCGTGCGCTTTCTTCCGCACGCATTCCGGTTTCCGGTCACCCCGTCGATCTCGAAACCATTCGTCTCGCAGCCGGGGATTTGCGCGCGACGGTCGACGCCGTCATCGACCAGGTCGCGGTCGCCGTGCCGGGCATCGTCGACCAGGCCAGCGGCACTCTTGTGGCCGCCCACGGCAAGTACACATACGCACTGGGGATGGACCTTCGATCATGGGCGGCACAAGTCTTTGATGTGCCTGCGCTGATTGAAAACGATGCCCGCGCAGCGCTGTTCGGCGAGGTCGCTTTCGGGGTCGCTCAAGGCCACACCGACGCCGTCCTGGTCATGCTCGGAACCGGTATCGGCACCGCCGCGATAATGGATGGCCGCCTCATCCGCGGCGCTCACGACCATGCGGGCGTGCTTGGTGGCCACGTCACCGTCGACATCGACGGCCCACTCTGCAATTGCGGCAACGTTGGCTGCGCCGAGGCGGTTGCAAGCACCTGGGCGCTCGAGCGAGCGATTCGCGAGCACCCGGAATTCGCGACCTCGGATGCCTGGCACCGTCTGCTTGAGAACGGCTCAGTCGGCATTCTCGACCTGATGTCAGCTGACGATGACATCGCCCGCGACGTCCTGCAGCGATTCGTGCGCATCTGGGGTGCCGCCGCTGTTTCGTTGTGCCACGCATATGACCCCGACGTCGTCGTGGTGACAGGCGGCGTCTTGCGCACACCCGTTCACGTGCTCCCCGCCCTCACCTCATACATAAACACGCATCTGTGGTCGTCGTTCCCGCGGCCGCGGATGCTTCTCCCCGAGAATCCGGAGCACTCCGTACTTCTTGGGCTTTCGGCGTTGGCCGAATCCAACCGTTGA